In Kaistella faecalis, a genomic segment contains:
- a CDS encoding tyrosine-type recombinase/integrase — protein sequence MVERFLEYIAVEKRYSPHTLTSYRKDLEDFSTFLLYTEGHENLAQADKKIVRNFMVYLSEEKISKRSINRKLSTLRSFYLFLLKVGEIKISPLENIQSLKFYAEKQIPFSEEEMDQHQSVAGKSENQGLLKELIIETLYQTGIRRAELVNLLHEDVDFGKGEIKVIGKGNKARIIPVSDKLLVQLAEYLQVRKPLEAYKTYFFINAKGKKLNDKFVYSAVNTYLSLVTSKKKKSPHILRHSFATHVLEHGAEISKVKMIMGHTSLASTQVYTSANIEQLKKVFNKAHPRAKKNLDL from the coding sequence ATGGTGGAAAGATTTCTAGAATATATTGCTGTAGAAAAGCGGTACTCGCCGCACACGCTTACGAGTTACAGAAAGGATCTGGAAGATTTTTCTACCTTCCTTCTTTACACTGAAGGCCATGAAAATTTGGCACAAGCGGACAAGAAAATTGTTCGTAATTTCATGGTTTACCTCAGTGAAGAAAAAATTTCAAAGCGTTCCATTAACAGGAAACTCTCAACTCTCCGCAGTTTTTATCTTTTCTTATTGAAAGTTGGTGAGATTAAAATTTCACCTCTGGAAAACATTCAATCCCTAAAATTTTATGCTGAGAAACAGATCCCATTTTCCGAGGAGGAAATGGATCAGCATCAGTCTGTAGCGGGTAAATCTGAAAATCAGGGTTTGCTGAAAGAACTTATCATCGAAACCCTATATCAAACCGGGATCAGGCGTGCTGAGCTGGTTAATCTCCTGCACGAAGATGTAGATTTTGGGAAAGGGGAAATAAAAGTTATCGGTAAAGGAAACAAGGCCAGAATTATTCCTGTTTCTGACAAACTTTTAGTTCAACTGGCAGAATATTTGCAGGTGAGAAAGCCGCTGGAAGCGTATAAAACGTATTTCTTCATCAATGCTAAAGGTAAAAAACTGAATGATAAATTTGTATATTCTGCAGTTAATACCTACCTTAGTCTTGTTACTTCGAAGAAGAAAAAGAGCCCTCATATTCTAAGACACAGTTTTGCAACTCACGTCCTGGAGCATGGGGCTGAAATTTCTAAAGTGAAGATGATCATGGGGCATACATCGCTTGCTTCTACGCAGGTTTATACCAGTGCCAATATAGAACAGTTAAAAAAAGTGTTTAACAAGGCTCATCCTAGAGCCAAAAAAAATTTAGATTTATGA
- a CDS encoding HPF/RaiA family ribosome-associated protein, with the protein MKISVQSMGLTPHAPLEEHIEKKLSKLENYYDKIVECKVYLKVENKSDKENKTAEIILAVPGDDIVVKKTSASFEESLDQCAEVAKKLLIKKKELA; encoded by the coding sequence ATGAAAATTTCAGTACAGTCAATGGGATTGACTCCACACGCACCGCTCGAAGAACATATCGAAAAAAAATTAAGCAAACTAGAAAACTATTATGATAAGATTGTAGAATGCAAAGTTTACCTGAAAGTAGAGAACAAATCGGATAAAGAAAACAAAACGGCAGAAATTATTTTGGCAGTTCCCGGCGATGATATCGTTGTAAAAAAGACAAGTGCAAGTTTTGAAGAAAGTTTGGATCAATGTGCTGAAGTTGCTAAAAAGCTGCTAATCAAGAAAAAAGAATTAGCTTAA
- the tuf gene encoding elongation factor Tu → MAKETFNRNKPHLNIGTIGHVDHGKTTLTAAISKVLSDKGLGTARDFSSIDSAPEEKERGITINTSHIEYETANRHYAHVDCPGHADYVKNMVTGAAQMDGAILVVAATDGPMPQTREHILLCRQVNVPNVLVFMNKVDMVDDPELLELVELEVRDLLSSYDYDGDNTPVIQGSALGALNGEPKWVATVEALMDAVDTWIELPVRDQDKPFLMPIEDVFSITGRGTVATGRIEAGVINTGDPVDIVGMGDEKLTSTITGVEMFRKILDRGEAGDNVGLLLRGIEKTDIKRGMVIAKKDSVKPHKKFKAEVYILSKEEGGRHTPFHNKYRPQFYVRTTDVTGEIFLPEGVEMVMPGDNISITVELLQPIALNVGLRFAIREGGRTVGAGQVTEILD, encoded by the coding sequence ATGGCAAAGGAAACGTTTAATCGTAACAAACCACACTTGAACATTGGTACCATCGGTCACGTAGACCATGGTAAAACTACACTTACTGCAGCAATCAGTAAAGTATTATCTGATAAAGGATTAGGTACTGCAAGAGATTTCTCTTCTATCGATTCTGCACCAGAAGAAAAAGAAAGAGGTATTACTATCAACACTTCACACATTGAGTACGAAACTGCTAACAGACACTATGCTCACGTAGATTGTCCAGGTCACGCCGACTATGTTAAGAACATGGTAACTGGTGCTGCTCAGATGGACGGAGCTATTCTTGTAGTAGCTGCAACTGACGGACCAATGCCTCAAACAAGAGAGCACATCCTTCTTTGCCGTCAGGTAAATGTACCTAACGTATTGGTGTTCATGAACAAAGTGGATATGGTTGATGATCCAGAATTGTTGGAATTAGTAGAATTAGAAGTTAGAGACCTTCTTTCTTCTTACGATTACGATGGTGACAACACTCCAGTAATTCAAGGTTCAGCTCTTGGAGCTCTTAACGGAGAGCCAAAATGGGTTGCTACTGTAGAAGCTCTTATGGATGCTGTTGATACTTGGATTGAACTTCCAGTTAGAGACCAGGATAAGCCATTCCTTATGCCAATCGAAGATGTATTCTCTATTACAGGTAGAGGTACTGTAGCAACTGGTAGAATTGAAGCTGGTGTTATCAATACTGGTGATCCAGTTGATATCGTAGGTATGGGTGATGAAAAACTTACTTCTACTATTACAGGAGTTGAGATGTTCAGAAAAATCCTAGACAGAGGGGAAGCTGGTGATAACGTAGGTCTATTGTTGAGAGGTATTGAAAAAACCGACATCAAGAGAGGTATGGTAATCGCTAAGAAAGATTCTGTTAAGCCACACAAAAAATTCAAAGCTGAGGTTTATATCCTTTCTAAAGAAGAAGGTGGTCGTCACACTCCATTCCACAACAAATACCGTCCACAGTTCTATGTAAGAACTACAGACGTTACAGGTGAGATCTTCTTACCAGAAGGTGTAGAAATGGTAATGCCAGGTGATAACATCTCTATTACTGTAGAATTGTTACAGCCAATCGCTCTTAACGTAGGTCTTAGATTTGCGATCAGAGAAGGTGGTAGAACAGTTGGTGCAGGTCAGGTAACTGAAATCTTAGATTAA
- the secE gene encoding preprotein translocase subunit SecE — protein sequence MSLVDFLKGSYTEFKDKVEWPKWPDLQSSTIVVTIATVILALFTFGIDSLFSKSIANVISIFINLFN from the coding sequence ATGAGCTTAGTTGATTTCCTAAAAGGTTCGTATACCGAATTTAAAGATAAAGTAGAATGGCCGAAGTGGCCAGATCTGCAATCATCTACGATTGTGGTTACCATTGCCACTGTTATTTTGGCGCTGTTTACATTTGGTATAGATTCATTGTTCAGTAAATCTATTGCCAATGTAATTTCTATTTTTATCAACCTGTTCAATTAA
- the nusG gene encoding transcription termination/antitermination protein NusG, producing the protein MSDLKWYVLKSISGQENKVKTYIENEMKHLGFESYVTQVVIPMEKVITMRNGKKVPKEKPYYPGYLMVEANLVGEIPHIIKNIPGVISFLSLTKGGDPVPMRKVEVNRMLGRMDELSEFAVEASIPFVVGENVKVIDGPFNGFNGTVEKIYEDKKKIEVSVMIFGRKTPMELSYMQIEKV; encoded by the coding sequence ATGAGTGACTTGAAGTGGTATGTTCTGAAATCCATCAGTGGACAGGAAAATAAGGTGAAAACCTATATTGAGAACGAAATGAAGCATCTTGGTTTCGAATCATATGTTACTCAGGTTGTTATTCCTATGGAAAAAGTTATTACCATGAGAAATGGTAAAAAAGTTCCAAAAGAAAAGCCTTATTATCCAGGTTATTTAATGGTAGAAGCCAATCTGGTAGGTGAAATTCCACACATTATTAAAAATATCCCGGGAGTAATTTCCTTCCTGAGTTTAACCAAAGGAGGCGATCCGGTACCGATGCGTAAAGTTGAAGTCAACAGAATGCTTGGTAGAATGGATGAATTGTCAGAATTTGCTGTAGAAGCCAGTATCCCGTTCGTTGTTGGTGAAAATGTAAAAGTAATCGATGGTCCTTTCAACGGATTCAATGGTACAGTAGAGAAAATCTACGAAGACAAAAAGAAAATTGAAGTTTCAGTAATGATTTTCGGAAGAAAAACACCAATGGAACTAAGCTATATGCAGATCGAGAAAGTTTAA
- a CDS encoding LuxR C-terminal-related transcriptional regulator: MPEAKWSKLVQSQSSYARNDDSQELAELITNYFFLFDCFENKIIFTNTSFEVVTGYTSTDFTLEFLLSIIHPEDLEYFYQSEENGLHFTNKLLFNDHYKFILSYSYRIRIADGSYIWINQQCQGIEVNTQGHLTKTLVKHKVINDLVSQPENDYKIYDKIKNIFVDADNCFRLTKRELEIIDLIREGLSSDQIAEQLFLSRNTIITHRRNILNKANSSSFFELFKKMRFETLLG, from the coding sequence ATGCCGGAAGCAAAATGGTCTAAGCTCGTTCAGTCACAAAGTAGCTACGCTAGAAACGATGATTCACAGGAACTCGCTGAATTAATTACCAACTATTTTTTTTTATTCGACTGTTTCGAGAATAAAATCATCTTTACAAATACTTCTTTTGAAGTAGTTACAGGATACACCAGCACAGATTTTACACTGGAATTCCTCCTTTCGATTATTCACCCGGAAGATTTGGAATATTTCTACCAAAGTGAGGAAAATGGTCTACACTTTACCAATAAGCTGCTCTTCAACGATCATTACAAATTTATTCTTTCCTACTCGTACAGAATTAGGATTGCTGATGGCTCATACATCTGGATTAATCAACAGTGTCAGGGTATTGAAGTCAACACACAGGGACATCTGACCAAAACTCTGGTAAAGCACAAAGTTATTAATGATCTTGTGTCTCAGCCCGAAAATGATTACAAAATCTATGATAAGATTAAAAATATTTTTGTAGACGCAGATAACTGTTTCCGTCTTACCAAACGCGAGTTGGAAATCATAGACCTTATAAGAGAAGGCCTTTCCAGTGATCAAATTGCGGAGCAACTTTTCTTAAGCAGAAATACCATTATTACCCACCGGCGGAATATCCTTAATAAAGCCAACTCATCCAGTTTTTTCGAACTTTTCAAGAAAATGCGGTTTGAAACGCTGTTGGGATAG
- the rplK gene encoding 50S ribosomal protein L11, translated as MAKKVFKMVKLQVKGGAANPSPPVGPALGSAGVNIMEFCKQFNGRTQDKPGQVLPVVITVYEDKSFEFVIKTPPVAIQLMEASKVKKGSGEPNRAKVGSVSWDQVKKIAEDKMTDLNCFTVDSALTMIAGTARSMGLRVTGTKPTNA; from the coding sequence ATGGCTAAAAAAGTCTTTAAAATGGTTAAGCTTCAGGTGAAGGGTGGCGCTGCTAACCCGTCTCCACCAGTAGGTCCAGCTTTGGGTTCTGCAGGTGTGAACATCATGGAGTTTTGTAAACAATTTAACGGAAGAACGCAAGATAAGCCGGGGCAAGTTTTACCTGTAGTAATTACAGTATACGAAGACAAATCTTTTGAATTCGTAATTAAAACTCCACCCGTGGCAATCCAGTTGATGGAAGCTTCTAAAGTGAAGAAAGGTTCAGGTGAGCCTAACAGAGCTAAAGTAGGAAGTGTATCTTGGGATCAGGTTAAAAAAATCGCCGAAGATAAAATGACAGACCTTAACTGTTTTACAGTTGATTCTGCATTAACAATGATCGCGGGAACTGCAAGATCTATGGGATTGAGAGTAACAGGAACTAAACCAACTAACGCTTAA
- the rplA gene encoding 50S ribosomal protein L1: MAKLTKKQKEALSKIEKNKIYSLDEASALVKDVNFAKFDASVDIAVRLGVDPRKANQMVRGVVSLPHGTGKDVKVLALVTPDKEAEAKEAGADYVGLDEYLQKIKDGWTDVDVIVTMPAVMGKLGPLGRVLGPRGLMPNPKSGTVTMEIGKAVAEVKAGKIDFKVDKYGIIHAGIGKVSFDAAKIRENAAELIHTLVKLKPTAAKGTYVKSIYMSSTMSPGIAIDTKSVN; this comes from the coding sequence ATGGCAAAATTAACTAAAAAGCAAAAGGAAGCTTTAAGCAAAATAGAAAAAAACAAAATTTACAGCCTTGACGAAGCTTCTGCTTTGGTGAAAGATGTAAACTTTGCAAAATTTGACGCTTCTGTAGATATCGCAGTTAGATTGGGTGTAGATCCAAGAAAAGCTAACCAAATGGTAAGAGGTGTAGTATCTCTTCCACACGGTACCGGTAAAGATGTAAAAGTTTTGGCGCTTGTAACTCCAGACAAGGAGGCAGAAGCTAAAGAAGCTGGTGCAGATTACGTAGGTCTTGACGAATACTTACAGAAAATAAAAGATGGTTGGACAGATGTTGACGTTATCGTTACCATGCCAGCTGTAATGGGTAAATTAGGTCCATTGGGTAGAGTTTTAGGTCCAAGAGGATTAATGCCAAACCCAAAATCAGGAACTGTAACCATGGAAATTGGTAAAGCAGTAGCTGAAGTGAAAGCTGGTAAAATCGATTTCAAAGTTGATAAATACGGTATTATTCACGCAGGAATTGGTAAAGTATCTTTCGATGCTGCTAAAATCCGTGAGAATGCTGCCGAACTTATTCACACTTTGGTAAAATTGAAACCAACTGCCGCTAAAGGTACTTATGTGAAAAGCATCTACATGTCTTCTACAATGAGTCCGGGTATTGCAATTGATACTAAATCTGTAAACTAA
- the rplJ gene encoding 50S ribosomal protein L10, whose protein sequence is MTKEDKVLVIQELKDLLQDAKVVYVASLEGMNAAATSDFRRQAFKQNISLKVVKNTLLQKAMEQIEGVDYSEMFQTFKGNSALMISDTANAPAKLIQSFRKKAEIPALKSAFVQETFYVGDENLGALVNIKSREEMIGEIIGLLQSPIQRVVSALQNKAESTDAPAEEAAPAAEEAKTEETPAAEAAPETPEASAEATDAPSAE, encoded by the coding sequence ATGACAAAAGAAGATAAAGTATTAGTAATACAAGAATTAAAAGATCTGTTACAGGACGCGAAAGTGGTTTATGTAGCAAGTCTTGAAGGAATGAATGCTGCTGCAACTTCAGATTTCAGAAGACAGGCATTTAAACAAAATATCAGCCTTAAAGTTGTTAAGAATACACTTTTGCAAAAAGCAATGGAGCAAATCGAAGGAGTAGATTACTCTGAGATGTTCCAGACTTTCAAAGGAAATTCTGCATTAATGATCTCTGATACAGCAAATGCTCCGGCAAAGCTGATCCAGAGTTTCAGAAAAAAAGCTGAAATACCTGCATTAAAATCTGCTTTCGTGCAGGAAACTTTCTACGTAGGTGATGAGAATTTAGGAGCGCTTGTAAACATCAAGTCTAGAGAAGAAATGATCGGAGAAATCATCGGATTACTTCAGTCACCAATCCAGAGAGTTGTTTCTGCACTTCAAAACAAGGCCGAATCTACAGACGCGCCAGCTGAAGAAGCTGCACCGGCTGCTGAAGAAGCGAAAACAGAGGAAACTCCAGCTGCAGAAGCTGCTCCAGAAACACCTGAAGCAAGCGCTGAAGCTACAGACGCACCTAGTGCAGAGTAA
- the rplL gene encoding 50S ribosomal protein L7/L12 has product MSDLKNLAETLVNLTVKDVNELAAILKDEYGIEPAAAAVVMAAGGGAEAAEEKTEFDVILKAAGASKLAVVKLVKDLTGAGLKEAKDMVDSAPAPIKQGISKDEAEALKKQLEEAGAEVELK; this is encoded by the coding sequence ATGTCAGATTTAAAAAATTTAGCTGAAACGCTAGTAAACTTAACCGTAAAAGACGTAAATGAATTAGCTGCTATCCTTAAGGATGAGTACGGAATCGAGCCAGCTGCTGCTGCTGTAGTTATGGCTGCAGGTGGTGGTGCTGAAGCTGCTGAAGAAAAAACAGAATTCGATGTAATTCTTAAAGCTGCTGGTGCTTCTAAATTAGCTGTTGTTAAATTAGTAAAAGATTTAACAGGTGCAGGTCTTAAAGAAGCTAAAGATATGGTAGACAGCGCTCCTGCTCCAATCAAGCAAGGTATTTCTAAAGACGAAGCTGAAGCTTTGAAAAAACAATTAGAAGAAGCTGGTGCTGAAGTAGAATTGAAATAA
- the rpoB gene encoding DNA-directed RNA polymerase subunit beta gives MSKSKAVAKTQGNERINFSAAKGKIETPDFLDIQIQSFKDFFQLDTLPEQRVNEALYKTFEENFPITDSRNQFVLEFLDYLVDSPRYSIDECVERGLTYSVPLKARLKLYCTDPEHEDFQTVVQDVYLGPVPYMTPSGSFIINGAERVIVTQLHRSPGVFFGQTYHANGTKLYYSRIIPFKGSWMEFTTDINNVMYAYIDRKKKLPLTTLLRAIGFESDKDILQIFDLAEEVKVSKAALKKVEGRTLAARVLNTWFEDFVDEDTGEVVSIERNEIILDRETILEKEHLDLILDAGVKSILIHKENSNEFSIIQNTLQKDPTNSEKEAVEYIYRQLRNADPPDEETARGIIEKLFFSEQRYSLGEVGRYRLNKKLGLNIPEKTEVLTKEDIISIVRHLIELVNSKAEVDDIDHLSNRRIKTVGEQLSGQFGVGLSRIARTIRERMNVRDNEIFTPIDLVNAKTLTSVINSFFGTNQLSQFMDQTNPLSEITHKRRLSALGPGGLSRERAGFEVRDVHHTHYGRICPIETPEGPNIGLISSLGIYAKINNLGFIETPYRKVNNGKVDLKTPAVFLNAEDEEDKVIAQANVEMNEDGTISTDRVIARLDGDYPVVEPQQVDLIDVAPNQISGISASLIPFLEHDDANRALMGSNMMRQAVPLLKPQAPIVGTGLEQQVAKDSRILINAEGNGTVEYVDADKITIKYERSEDDDLVSFESATKTYKLTKFRKTNQSTTITLRPNVRVGDKVQKGQVLCDGYATENGELALGRNLVVAFMPWKGYNFEDAIVINEKVVREDWFTSIHVDEYSLEVRDTKLGMEELTADIPNVSEEATKDLDENGMIRIGADVKPGDIMIGKITPKGESDPTPEEKLLRAIFGDKAGDVKDASLKADSSLRGVVINKKLFSRNIKDKKKRTEEKLKLEEIENTYKAKFDQLRNTLLEKLGTLVNGKTSQGVNNDLDEEIIGKGVKFTTKLLQSVEDYVNVSGADWTVDADKNDLIKQLIHNYKIKFNDIQGVKNREKFAISIGDELPAGIIKLAKVYVAKKRKLNVGDKMAGRHGNKGIVSRIVREEDMPFLEDGTPVDIVLNPLGVPSRMNIGQIYETVLGWAGQKLGMTFATPIFDGANIDQITEYTKQAGLPEFGSTYLYDGGTGERFSQPATVGVIYMLKLGHMVDDKMHARSIGPYSLITQQPLGGKAQFGGQRFGEMEVWALEAFGASNILREILTVKSDDVIGRAKTYEAIAKGEAMPEPGIPESFNVLLHELQGLGLDVRLEE, from the coding sequence ATGAGTAAATCTAAAGCAGTCGCTAAAACTCAGGGAAACGAAAGAATCAATTTCTCCGCAGCAAAAGGAAAAATTGAAACTCCTGACTTTTTGGACATTCAGATCCAATCTTTCAAAGATTTTTTCCAGTTGGATACCCTTCCGGAACAGAGAGTAAACGAAGCTCTTTACAAAACCTTTGAAGAAAATTTCCCAATTACCGATTCCCGAAACCAGTTTGTACTGGAGTTTTTGGATTATCTGGTTGATTCGCCGCGTTACTCGATCGACGAGTGTGTGGAAAGAGGACTGACCTATTCAGTTCCCCTTAAAGCCCGACTGAAACTGTACTGTACTGACCCTGAACATGAAGATTTTCAGACCGTTGTACAGGATGTGTATTTAGGTCCGGTTCCTTATATGACGCCTTCAGGATCATTTATCATTAATGGTGCAGAACGTGTTATCGTAACCCAGTTACACCGTTCTCCGGGTGTGTTTTTCGGTCAGACTTACCACGCCAACGGAACAAAACTGTATTATTCCCGTATCATCCCTTTCAAAGGATCTTGGATGGAATTTACAACCGACATCAATAACGTAATGTACGCTTACATTGACCGTAAGAAAAAATTACCGTTAACGACTTTATTAAGAGCAATCGGGTTCGAATCCGATAAAGATATCCTTCAGATTTTCGACCTTGCAGAAGAAGTGAAAGTTTCTAAAGCAGCTTTGAAAAAAGTAGAAGGAAGAACTTTGGCAGCGAGAGTTTTGAACACATGGTTCGAAGATTTCGTTGACGAAGACACTGGTGAAGTAGTTTCTATCGAAAGAAACGAAATCATCCTGGACAGAGAAACTATCCTTGAAAAAGAACATTTAGATCTAATTCTTGATGCCGGCGTGAAATCGATTTTGATTCACAAAGAAAATTCCAACGAATTCTCTATCATCCAGAATACTTTACAGAAAGATCCAACCAACTCCGAAAAAGAAGCGGTTGAATATATCTACCGTCAGTTACGTAACGCAGATCCGCCAGATGAGGAAACTGCAAGAGGAATTATCGAAAAATTATTCTTCTCCGAGCAGCGTTATTCATTAGGAGAAGTCGGACGTTACAGACTGAACAAGAAATTAGGATTAAATATTCCTGAAAAAACCGAAGTTTTAACAAAAGAAGATATCATTTCGATCGTAAGACATTTGATCGAGTTGGTAAACTCTAAAGCAGAAGTTGATGATATTGATCACTTATCAAACAGAAGAATCAAGACTGTTGGTGAGCAGCTATCAGGACAGTTTGGGGTAGGTCTTTCCAGAATTGCAAGAACAATCCGTGAGAGAATGAACGTTAGAGATAACGAAATCTTTACTCCGATCGATCTTGTTAACGCGAAGACTTTAACATCAGTTATTAACTCATTCTTTGGTACCAATCAGCTTTCTCAGTTCATGGACCAAACCAACCCGCTGTCAGAAATCACGCACAAGCGTCGTCTTTCTGCCCTGGGACCTGGTGGTTTATCGAGAGAAAGAGCAGGTTTCGAGGTTCGTGACGTTCACCATACACACTACGGTAGAATTTGTCCGATCGAAACTCCTGAGGGACCAAACATTGGTTTGATTTCTTCTTTGGGAATCTATGCCAAAATCAACAACTTAGGTTTCATTGAAACGCCATACAGAAAAGTAAATAACGGAAAAGTTGACCTTAAAACTCCTGCAGTTTTCTTGAATGCAGAAGACGAGGAAGATAAAGTTATTGCTCAGGCAAACGTTGAAATGAACGAAGACGGAACAATCTCTACAGACCGTGTAATTGCACGTCTGGATGGTGATTATCCTGTAGTTGAGCCGCAGCAGGTTGATTTGATCGATGTTGCACCAAACCAGATTTCCGGTATTTCCGCGTCATTAATTCCATTCCTGGAGCATGATGATGCGAACCGTGCGCTGATGGGATCCAACATGATGCGTCAGGCAGTTCCTTTGTTGAAACCACAGGCTCCAATCGTTGGTACAGGTTTAGAGCAGCAGGTTGCTAAAGATTCAAGAATCTTGATCAATGCTGAAGGAAACGGTACTGTAGAATATGTGGATGCTGACAAAATCACCATTAAATACGAAAGAAGCGAAGACGATGATTTAGTATCATTCGAATCTGCGACTAAAACTTATAAACTGACCAAGTTCAGAAAAACCAACCAGAGTACAACCATCACTTTGAGACCAAACGTAAGAGTAGGCGACAAAGTTCAGAAAGGTCAGGTACTTTGCGACGGTTATGCAACTGAAAACGGAGAGCTTGCATTAGGTAGAAACCTTGTGGTAGCCTTCATGCCTTGGAAAGGATATAACTTTGAGGATGCGATCGTAATTAATGAAAAAGTTGTTCGTGAAGACTGGTTTACTTCAATCCACGTTGATGAATATTCACTGGAAGTTCGTGATACCAAATTAGGTATGGAAGAGCTGACTGCAGATATTCCTAACGTTTCTGAGGAAGCTACAAAAGATCTTGACGAAAACGGTATGATCCGTATCGGTGCTGATGTGAAGCCTGGAGATATCATGATTGGTAAAATCACTCCAAAAGGTGAATCTGATCCAACTCCGGAAGAGAAATTACTTAGAGCGATCTTCGGTGATAAAGCCGGTGATGTAAAAGATGCTTCATTAAAAGCAGATTCTTCGTTAAGAGGTGTTGTGATCAACAAAAAACTCTTCTCAAGAAACATCAAAGACAAAAAGAAAAGAACCGAAGAGAAACTGAAACTTGAGGAAATCGAAAACACGTACAAAGCGAAATTCGATCAGTTAAGAAACACGCTTCTTGAAAAATTAGGAACTCTTGTTAACGGTAAAACTTCCCAAGGTGTAAACAATGACCTTGACGAAGAAATCATCGGAAAAGGAGTGAAGTTTACAACAAAATTGCTTCAGAGTGTTGAAGATTACGTAAACGTAAGCGGTGCTGACTGGACTGTTGATGCTGACAAGAACGACTTGATTAAGCAGTTGATCCACAACTACAAAATCAAGTTCAACGATATTCAGGGTGTTAAAAACCGCGAGAAATTCGCAATCTCAATCGGAGACGAACTTCCTGCAGGAATCATCAAGCTTGCTAAAGTTTATGTTGCTAAAAAACGTAAACTGAACGTAGGTGATAAAATGGCAGGTCGTCACGGTAACAAAGGTATTGTATCAAGAATCGTTCGCGAAGAAGATATGCCATTCCTTGAAGACGGTACACCTGTAGATATCGTGTTGAACCCGCTTGGGGTACCTTCTCGGATGAACATCGGGCAGATTTACGAAACAGTTCTTGGATGGGCTGGTCAGAAATTAGGAATGACATTCGCAACGCCGATCTTCGATGGTGCGAATATCGACCAGATTACTGAATACACCAAGCAGGCAGGCCTTCCGGAATTCGGTTCAACTTATCTGTATGATGGGGGAACTGGTGAGAGATTCTCTCAGCCGGCAACCGTTGGGGTAATTTACATGCTGAAACTGGGTCACATGGTTGATGACAAAATGCACGCACGTTCTATCGGACCGTATTCATTGATTACGCAGCAGCCACTTGGTGGTAAAGCGCAGTTCGGTGGACAGCGTTTCGGTGAGATGGAGGTTTGGGCACTTGAAGCATTCGGTGCATCCAATATCCTTAGAGAAATCCTTACCGTGAAGTCGGATGACGTTATTGGTAGAGCAAAAACTTATGAAGCGATTGCTAAAGGTGAAGCAATGCCTGAGCCAGGTATTCCTGAATCTTTCAACGTGTTACTTCATGAGTTACAAGGTCTTGGCCTTGATGTAAGACTTGAAGAATAA